One Archangium lipolyticum DNA segment encodes these proteins:
- a CDS encoding tetratricopeptide repeat protein, with the protein MKNLILSACFAALSLTACDASPFRRSQGLLATPRLAATALPGQQPRETVSRQELPLTIEDVPLQDEVPEVPVEDLAPAEPADTVALPHEQHLYPVDHLARARALREEGDLSGAVTEARRAVHDAADDIEAAENALDALIRLARLTGLKQLAADAYAELSRLYPDGPEPLVEQARLLLELGDTEGALRSAEAAVELDPEYPEIYQVLGRAHLSAGQLDEAIARFKQAVHLDPYHGYALNNLGLAYLHSGQATQAAEALAQAVYLLPHVSYVHNNLGLAYERLGRYEEARMAFDTATRLSPRDLKARLNLDRLNREAGRATSPIPVPRPPV; encoded by the coding sequence ATGAAGAACCTCATCCTGTCCGCCTGCTTCGCCGCTCTCTCCCTCACCGCCTGTGATGCGAGCCCGTTCCGGCGGTCCCAGGGACTCCTCGCCACCCCGCGTCTCGCGGCCACCGCGCTCCCCGGACAGCAGCCCCGTGAGACCGTCTCCCGCCAGGAGCTGCCCCTCACCATCGAGGACGTTCCCCTGCAGGACGAGGTCCCCGAGGTGCCCGTCGAGGACCTCGCTCCCGCCGAGCCCGCGGACACGGTCGCGCTCCCGCATGAGCAGCACCTCTACCCCGTGGACCACCTCGCCCGGGCCCGTGCCCTGCGCGAGGAGGGTGACCTCTCCGGTGCCGTCACCGAGGCCCGCCGCGCCGTCCACGACGCCGCCGACGACATCGAGGCCGCCGAGAATGCCCTCGATGCCCTCATCCGCCTCGCCCGCCTCACCGGCCTGAAGCAGCTCGCCGCCGACGCGTACGCGGAGCTCTCCCGCCTCTACCCGGATGGTCCCGAGCCCCTCGTCGAGCAGGCCCGCCTCCTCCTCGAGCTCGGCGACACCGAGGGCGCCCTCCGCTCCGCCGAGGCCGCCGTCGAGCTCGACCCCGAGTATCCGGAGATCTACCAGGTCCTCGGCCGCGCCCACCTGTCCGCCGGTCAGCTCGACGAGGCCATCGCCCGCTTCAAACAGGCCGTACACCTCGACCCGTACCACGGGTATGCGCTCAACAACCTCGGGCTGGCCTACCTGCACTCCGGCCAGGCCACCCAGGCCGCCGAAGCACTCGCCCAGGCCGTCTACCTGCTCCCCCACGTGAGCTATGTTCACAACAACCTGGGTCTCGCCTACGAACGGCTCGGCCGTTACGAGGAGGCCCGTATGGCCTTCGACACCGCCACGCGCCTGTCGCCCAGGGACCTCAAGGCCCGTCTCAACCTGGACCGGCTCAACCGCGAGGCCGGACGGGCAACCAGCCCCATTCCGGTTCCCCGCCCGCCGGTCTAA
- the xth gene encoding exodeoxyribonuclease III — MKIAAWNVNSVRARLDRLVDWLKSAQPDVVCLQELKCTESDFPMEAVREAGYHAAVHGQKTYNGVAILAKTEPTDVVRGLSDGVDDTHARLIAATVNGVRVLSVYAPNGQEVDSEQYQYKLQWYGRLRRYLDTRHKPGEPLVLCGDWNVAPENIDVWDVALWEGQTLFTTKERNALKELCAFGLTDTFRKLHPDEQRFSWWDYRMLAFPKNKGLRIDHIFATEPMAKRLVAADVDREARKGKQPSDHAPVWAEFKD; from the coding sequence ATGAAGATCGCTGCCTGGAACGTGAACTCGGTGCGTGCCCGCCTGGACAGGCTGGTGGACTGGCTGAAGAGCGCTCAACCGGACGTGGTGTGCTTGCAGGAGCTGAAGTGCACGGAGTCCGACTTCCCGATGGAGGCGGTGCGGGAGGCGGGCTACCACGCGGCGGTGCACGGACAGAAGACGTACAACGGGGTGGCCATCCTGGCGAAGACGGAGCCGACGGACGTGGTGCGAGGCCTGTCGGACGGGGTGGACGACACGCACGCGCGGCTGATCGCGGCGACGGTGAACGGGGTGCGGGTGCTGAGCGTGTACGCGCCGAACGGGCAGGAGGTGGATTCGGAGCAGTACCAGTACAAGCTGCAGTGGTACGGGCGGCTGAGGCGCTACCTGGACACGCGGCACAAGCCGGGCGAGCCGCTGGTGCTGTGCGGTGACTGGAACGTGGCGCCCGAGAACATCGACGTCTGGGACGTGGCGTTGTGGGAGGGGCAGACGCTCTTCACCACGAAGGAGCGCAACGCGCTGAAGGAGCTGTGCGCGTTCGGGCTGACGGACACGTTCCGCAAGCTGCACCCGGACGAGCAGCGGTTCAGCTGGTGGGACTACCGGATGCTGGCGTTCCCGAAGAACAAGGGGCTGCGCATCGACCACATCTTCGCGACGGAGCCGATGGCGAAGCGGCTGGTGGCGGCGGACGTGGACCGCGAGGCGCGCAAGGGCAAGCAGCCGTCGGACCACGCGCCGGTGTGGGCCGAGTTCAAGGACTGA